Proteins from a genomic interval of Posidoniimonas polymericola:
- the lepB gene encoding signal peptidase I: MGKKTKNKRRGPEPVNTTPLPKKRAEKDPRKHGQATRETVESLVIAFVLAFLFRTFQAEAFVIPTGSMAPTLMGRHADMHCPECGQRYRINESELTDSDVDRIREMRGGRVSPAQIMAENRGLAGQCPNCRRINWLGPVNGIRESQDAVLERSYSGDRILVNKYLYSFTDPQRWDVVVFKYPGDAVQNYIKRLVGLPGEELEIKGGDLFVRENDSDEFKIVRKPPKKIMAVRQLVYDSAREPAELRQAGYPLRWTPANDGWTAEEAVNNKRVDLAYQAKATDDTSWLRYSHIPANAVTWATAERTGIDLGPDAKPQLITDYNAYNTTIDGQQLRRQDGRVALPTNDQGLHWVGDLIVDAEVDIASDEGKLVLELVEAGCRFRCTFEVADGSAELTALPFGSTAAQPIAACGKTGVRGDGSHELRMANVDSRLTVWVDGGVLKFDKPTDYDAQELLASDGGILPQQDDANPGDLSPAGIGAEGLEATVDRVTLWRDIYYIAEKNTKDDVTPNRGWPPSDFLMTTSPGEVAVKTDNGPVTWYDMMHDPAAWDAFRARRSQTFKLGEDQFFVMGDNSAASSDARLWAAGNGGKGGIPGGPYLERKMLIGKAVCVYWPHSFDRLPGTSIPFPLFPNVRDMRLVR; encoded by the coding sequence ATGGGAAAGAAGACCAAGAACAAACGCCGCGGCCCCGAGCCGGTCAACACGACCCCGCTGCCGAAGAAGCGGGCCGAGAAGGACCCGCGGAAGCACGGCCAGGCGACCCGCGAGACGGTCGAGTCGCTGGTGATCGCGTTTGTGCTGGCATTCCTGTTTAGGACCTTCCAGGCCGAGGCGTTCGTGATCCCAACCGGCTCGATGGCGCCGACCCTGATGGGCCGCCACGCCGACATGCACTGCCCCGAGTGCGGACAGCGGTACCGGATCAACGAGAGCGAACTGACCGACTCGGACGTCGACCGCATCCGTGAGATGCGCGGCGGCCGGGTCTCGCCGGCCCAGATCATGGCCGAGAACCGCGGCCTGGCGGGCCAGTGCCCCAACTGCCGGCGCATCAACTGGCTGGGTCCGGTCAACGGCATCCGCGAATCGCAGGACGCGGTGCTCGAGCGGTCGTACAGCGGCGACCGGATCCTGGTGAACAAGTACCTCTACTCGTTCACCGACCCCCAGCGGTGGGACGTCGTGGTGTTCAAGTACCCCGGCGACGCGGTGCAGAACTACATCAAGCGGCTGGTGGGGCTGCCGGGCGAGGAGCTAGAGATCAAGGGGGGCGACCTGTTTGTCCGCGAGAACGACTCCGACGAGTTCAAGATTGTCCGCAAGCCGCCCAAGAAGATCATGGCCGTACGGCAGCTAGTGTACGACTCGGCCCGCGAGCCGGCCGAGCTGCGGCAGGCGGGCTACCCGCTGCGGTGGACCCCGGCCAACGACGGCTGGACCGCTGAGGAAGCAGTCAACAACAAGCGGGTCGACCTCGCCTACCAGGCCAAGGCGACCGACGACACGAGCTGGCTACGCTACAGCCACATCCCAGCAAACGCCGTGACTTGGGCGACCGCCGAGCGGACCGGCATCGACCTCGGGCCGGACGCCAAACCGCAGCTCATCACCGACTACAACGCCTACAACACCACGATCGATGGCCAACAGCTCCGCCGGCAGGACGGCCGCGTTGCACTGCCGACCAACGACCAGGGCCTGCACTGGGTGGGCGACCTGATCGTCGACGCCGAGGTCGACATCGCCTCGGACGAGGGGAAGCTGGTTCTCGAGCTGGTCGAGGCGGGCTGCCGGTTCCGCTGCACCTTCGAGGTGGCCGACGGCTCGGCCGAGCTGACCGCCCTGCCCTTCGGCTCGACCGCGGCGCAGCCGATCGCCGCCTGCGGCAAGACCGGCGTCCGTGGTGACGGCAGCCACGAGCTGCGGATGGCGAACGTCGACAGCCGGCTGACCGTGTGGGTCGACGGCGGTGTGCTGAAGTTCGACAAACCAACCGACTACGACGCCCAAGAGCTGCTCGCGTCCGACGGCGGTATCCTGCCCCAGCAGGACGACGCCAACCCGGGCGACCTCTCGCCCGCCGGCATCGGCGCCGAGGGGCTCGAGGCGACCGTCGACCGCGTCACGCTGTGGCGGGACATCTACTACATCGCCGAGAAGAACACCAAGGACGACGTCACCCCCAACCGCGGCTGGCCGCCCAGCGACTTTCTGATGACCACCTCACCGGGAGAGGTCGCCGTGAAGACCGACAACGGGCCGGTCACCTGGTACGACATGATGCACGACCCCGCGGCGTGGGACGCGTTCCGCGCGAGGCGGTCGCAGACCTTCAAGCTCGGCGAGGACCAGTTCTTCGTGATGGGCGACAACAGCGCCGCCAGCTCCGACGCCCGACTGTGGGCCGCGGGCAACG
- a CDS encoding S26 family signal peptidase, whose translation MLSELHTIFRRGLLVALGFAILVISGRTLLLLGMMQPVVVRGSSMAPTLEGERWTIACPHCQRTLTIGVDQLASRPAPACLICGSLLADESLSLTPADQLVIDRTDSRLDRWDRVVFHCPHDALELCIKRVWGLPGEVMTIAEGDVFADGVRLAKPFSRQIEVRRLEHRSTGFRPRWQTDGGWRLDGDRWQGEPVEGKPSSLTYDAVVHDDHPGNVAVRRRFNQVNDLMIDVSAQTEPAAVWQLMLPGGHATLDTRRGLASISNHQGERQTPLATSTPRRVQFSNFDHRLVVGIDGQELLSLPANDAATGPPPTVRVLHGRVTLQDLSLYKDIYYEGVPLAWGATGDQPWLIGPDEYFVLGDNQAVSVDSRRWETTPGLPRRLILGRPYRRQGW comes from the coding sequence ATGCTCAGCGAGCTGCACACCATCTTCCGCCGCGGCTTGCTGGTCGCCCTGGGATTCGCGATCCTCGTGATCTCGGGCCGCACGCTCCTCCTGCTGGGGATGATGCAGCCGGTCGTCGTCCGGGGCAGCTCGATGGCGCCGACGCTCGAGGGCGAACGCTGGACCATCGCCTGCCCGCACTGTCAACGCACCCTCACGATCGGCGTCGACCAGCTCGCGAGTCGACCGGCGCCGGCCTGTTTGATCTGCGGCAGCCTGCTTGCCGACGAGTCGCTCTCGCTGACGCCGGCCGATCAACTCGTTATCGACCGCACCGACTCGCGGCTCGACCGCTGGGACCGGGTCGTGTTCCACTGCCCGCACGACGCCCTCGAGCTCTGTATCAAGCGGGTGTGGGGGCTGCCGGGCGAGGTGATGACGATCGCCGAGGGCGACGTGTTCGCCGACGGCGTGCGGCTCGCCAAGCCGTTCTCGCGGCAGATCGAGGTCCGCCGGCTCGAGCACCGCAGCACCGGCTTCCGGCCCCGCTGGCAGACCGACGGCGGCTGGCGGCTGGACGGCGATCGGTGGCAGGGCGAACCGGTCGAGGGAAAACCGAGCTCGCTCACCTACGACGCCGTGGTGCACGACGATCACCCGGGCAACGTCGCGGTGCGGCGGCGGTTCAATCAGGTGAACGACCTGATGATCGACGTCTCTGCCCAGACAGAACCCGCGGCGGTGTGGCAGCTCATGCTGCCGGGCGGCCACGCCACGCTCGACACACGGCGCGGCCTCGCCTCGATTAGCAACCACCAAGGCGAACGGCAGACGCCACTTGCCACTTCGACGCCGCGGCGGGTGCAGTTCTCCAACTTCGACCACCGGCTGGTGGTGGGGATCGACGGGCAGGAGCTGCTCTCCCTGCCGGCCAACGACGCCGCAACGGGCCCACCACCCACCGTGCGGGTATTGCACGGCAGAGTCACCCTGCAGGACCTCTCGCTGTACAAAGACATCTACTACGAGGGCGTCCCGCTGGCGTGGGGGGCAACCGGCGACCAGCCGTGGCTCATTGGGCCCGACGAGTACTTTGTGCTCGGTGACAACCAGGCGGTGTCGGTCGACAGCAGGCGGTGGGAGACGACGCCGGGACTGCCGCGGCGGCTGATCCTCGGCCGGCCGTACCGACGACAGGGGTGGTAG
- a CDS encoding FHA domain-containing protein produces the protein MYGELIPLGGGDPVPLLKDKLLVGRRESCDIVLRFANVSAHHCELYFDSGYLFVRDLQSRNGVKVNNVKVEDKRVDPGDTLAISKHKYRVEYSPAELGAVGPPPSDNPSKEIMGESLLKRAGLEHTPRGGSSSRRYDPKNNDAGQVKLPGQAL, from the coding sequence ATGTACGGCGAACTCATCCCGCTCGGCGGGGGCGACCCTGTCCCGCTACTGAAAGACAAGCTGCTGGTCGGTCGCCGCGAGAGTTGCGACATCGTGCTGCGGTTTGCCAATGTTTCGGCCCACCACTGCGAGCTCTACTTCGACAGCGGCTACCTGTTTGTCCGCGACCTGCAGAGCCGCAACGGCGTGAAGGTGAACAACGTCAAGGTCGAGGACAAGCGGGTCGACCCGGGCGACACCCTCGCGATCAGCAAGCACAAGTACCGCGTCGAGTACTCGCCCGCCGAACTCGGCGCCGTAGGCCCGCCCCCCTCGGACAACCCGTCCAAGGAGATCATGGGCGAGTCGCTGCTGAAGCGCGCCGGTCTGGAGCACACCCCCCGCGGGGGCTCCTCGAGCCGGCGGTACGACCCGAAGAACAACGACGCCGGCCAGGTCAAACTGCCGGGCCAGGCGCTGTAG
- a CDS encoding sulfotransferase family protein has translation MAQLRIQDAAPLWSTRRLAAAGPLTKMAVWIAGTAAIAALTQVGASLLGVDFWILDKSAGAGVLIVVALSLLLGLLSIEGRPMADYGLVAEANWWRQVLRGAAVGGGAYALLVGWAWLAGVAHYTGEPVTASRSAKMLLAVLAAGPVAAAQQIIFAGYLVSILRDRHSRAVSVIIPAALFGLVAAASRLSDPLAGPLFVSMFLIASLLGLLRLRTGSIMLPTGLLAGPIAVRALLSKSRLLWFTVEDPNAWWFAPYGDPRLGVAMWSLLAVGVAWAAYDLARHGEHKAVSDAEADAAFKRVLPFSNLLSFTPIDRWAVLLWQARFRVGLKYLPRLVVTLIASALNTIISLPERLLCPLLLRRDPPDPVFIVGMPRSGTTHLHNLLSLDPRFRSPRNYEVFNPHGFLTGWTTTACLTPILTWRRPMDSMQMTVMSSQEEEFALAAMGSPSPYWGFEFPREISRHDAYWQPEGFTAGEERVWARHYKLLLRKLTCFKRRTPLLKNPANTGRVKLLRKHFPAAKFIHIVRHPHDVYRSNQRLASHGLVVFQLQDPHPADNYATRCLENYRSLMDAYYDDTRDAPAESAVEVRYEDLVADPLGAIRQAYAALGMTVTPEFEQRLNRYLDSVSHYRKNRFATLSADEQAEVDGAMAPYLQQWGYTEERRIAA, from the coding sequence ATGGCACAGCTCAGAATCCAGGACGCGGCGCCGCTGTGGTCAACCAGGCGCCTGGCCGCCGCGGGGCCGCTGACCAAGATGGCGGTCTGGATCGCCGGGACCGCTGCGATCGCCGCGTTGACTCAGGTGGGAGCGAGCCTGCTGGGCGTCGACTTCTGGATCCTCGATAAGAGCGCCGGCGCGGGCGTGCTGATCGTCGTGGCGTTGTCGCTGCTGCTGGGTCTGCTGTCGATCGAGGGCCGACCGATGGCCGACTACGGACTGGTCGCCGAGGCCAACTGGTGGCGGCAGGTGCTCCGCGGCGCAGCAGTCGGCGGCGGGGCGTACGCCTTGCTTGTCGGCTGGGCTTGGCTGGCGGGCGTCGCGCACTACACCGGCGAGCCGGTCACCGCCTCGCGGAGCGCCAAGATGCTGCTCGCCGTGCTGGCTGCTGGGCCCGTGGCAGCGGCGCAACAAATCATCTTTGCCGGCTACCTTGTGAGCATCCTCCGCGACCGCCACTCGCGTGCCGTGTCAGTAATCATCCCGGCGGCGTTGTTCGGCCTGGTGGCGGCAGCCAGCCGGCTGTCGGACCCGCTGGCCGGGCCGCTGTTCGTCAGCATGTTCCTGATCGCCTCGCTGCTGGGGCTGCTGAGGCTCCGCACCGGCTCGATCATGCTGCCAACCGGCCTGCTCGCCGGCCCAATCGCGGTTCGTGCGTTGCTCTCCAAGAGCCGGCTGCTGTGGTTTACTGTCGAAGACCCCAACGCGTGGTGGTTCGCGCCCTACGGCGACCCCCGGCTTGGCGTGGCGATGTGGTCGCTGCTGGCGGTTGGCGTCGCCTGGGCCGCGTACGACCTGGCCAGGCACGGCGAACACAAGGCCGTGTCCGACGCCGAGGCCGACGCGGCGTTCAAACGCGTGCTGCCGTTCTCGAATCTGTTGTCGTTCACGCCTATTGACCGCTGGGCCGTGCTGCTGTGGCAGGCGCGGTTCCGGGTGGGGCTGAAGTACCTACCACGGCTGGTGGTGACGCTGATTGCCTCGGCGCTGAACACGATCATCTCGCTGCCCGAGCGGCTGCTCTGCCCGCTGCTCTTGCGCCGCGACCCGCCCGACCCGGTGTTTATCGTCGGCATGCCGCGCAGCGGCACGACGCACCTGCACAACCTGCTGTCGCTCGATCCGCGGTTCCGGTCGCCCCGAAACTACGAGGTGTTCAACCCACACGGTTTCCTGACCGGCTGGACCACCACGGCGTGCCTGACGCCGATCCTGACCTGGCGGCGGCCGATGGACTCGATGCAGATGACGGTGATGTCTTCGCAGGAGGAAGAGTTCGCGCTGGCGGCGATGGGCAGCCCGTCGCCCTACTGGGGCTTTGAGTTCCCCCGCGAGATCAGCCGGCACGACGCCTACTGGCAGCCCGAGGGGTTCACCGCCGGCGAGGAACGCGTCTGGGCGCGGCACTACAAGCTGCTGCTCCGCAAACTCACCTGCTTCAAGCGGCGGACCCCGCTGCTGAAAAACCCCGCCAACACCGGGCGGGTGAAGCTGCTCCGCAAGCACTTCCCGGCGGCCAAGTTTATCCACATCGTCCGCCACCCACACGACGTCTACCGTTCGAACCAGCGGCTGGCGAGCCACGGGCTGGTGGTGTTCCAGCTTCAGGACCCGCACCCGGCCGACAACTACGCCACGCGGTGCCTGGAGAACTACCGGTCGTTGATGGACGCCTACTACGACGACACCCGCGACGCCCCCGCGGAATCGGCGGTCGAGGTCCGCTACGAGGACCTCGTGGCCGACCCGCTGGGCGCCATCCGCCAGGCCTACGCGGCCCTCGGCATGACGGTCACGCCCGAGTTCGAGCAGCGGCTCAACCGCTACCTCGACTCGGTGAGCCACTACCGCAAGAACCGGTTCGCCACGCTGTCGGCCGACGAGCAGGCCGAGGTCGATGGAGCGATGGCCCCATACCTGCAACAATGGGGCTACACCGAGGAGCGTCGGATCGCGGCCTAG